Sequence from the Methanosarcina siciliae T4/M genome:
AAATCCAGAAAATAAAAAGGTATGTGATAAAAAGTTCTATGAGAAAGACAGACGGAAAAAAAGCTGAACTGATAAAAGGAATTTTTGAATTCAAAAGAATCGGTAAAATCTGAAAAAAAGGAAAGGAATTGATAAAAAAGAAAATTTTTGATCTCAGAAGAGCTCGTGAAGTTTGAACTGGTATTTGCCCAGTTTGCCACCGTAGTTCCCTGCGGAAATCTTCTTGATCCCTGGGACAGTAACTGCAGCTTCTATTCCGGCTTTCATGGCTGATTTTATGCTTGCTTCATCAAGTCCGTTGATGACAATTTCATATACAGCGTTGACGTCGGCAGGAATTTCGGTGTTTTCTACTTTGTCCTTTATGGAGGGGCAGAACTTTTCATTTGCAGTAGCTTTCAGGAATTTGTACTTGTTTGCTCCGGATTTGGACCCGCTTGCGACAATGCCGCCGGGGAAGGGAGTGATTGTGCCTTCAAGCTCTGCAATTGCGTCTACGGCAACCTCGGCTGCAGTCAGGGCGCTCATCTGGGAATCACCGAAGATAAAGAAATTTCCGCCTGCAATTCCGGCTATAGCTCCTATGTTGTCTTCGGTCACAAAGTCTCCTTCCATGATTGGGACTTTGTATACTTTGCGGCCTGCAACCTGGGCTTCGGACTCCATGCCGTCTCCGAAGAATTTGAGTTTAAAGCCGATATTAAATTGTTTCTCAGCTTCAGGCAGGCCGTTAAAAACTGCAGTTGTGGGAGCTGTAAGTACACACTGCCCTATTCTCTCAAGCAGTTGTTCTTCGAGGGCTTCGTATTTGAAAGTACAGATCTGGACGTACACTCCAGGCCTTCCGTCAGGGGTCTCGCTGGGACTTGCGAGCCTTTCAATTCCAGCCTCTGCAGGACACATTATAACTGAGGTCCCAAAGCCGGTGGCTTCAGTGGCTGCTACCTGTGCCCAGCGCTTGGTGGCTGCTGTGATGAGTACTCTTGCAATCTTGATCGGAAACGCTTCTGCATACGTATCTTCAATTTCTACTCCGTTGATTTCCATGAAAATCCCCTATTTACTTTTTCAATTATTCTGATATCCAGGATTGATATCCTACTATAAATTAGCATATTTTAGTATATTCAGTACATCCGGTACCGACGTAATCCATACCAATATTATCCAGCATAGTCAGACATAATACATTATTTATCTTTAGCCTGCTTTAGATATTTTTTATTTAGGTAGTTTTAACTATTTACACTGGTTTGAAATATTTGTGCTATGCCGGTTGCTCGTGCCTGGCTGGCTTATTTATGCCTTACAGAAAAAGTTACATAATCGCAGAGTTACTTAATCTCAGGCATACACTTAAAGTTTTGTGGTACTTTTAATTCTCCGGGGTTTGGTACTTTTAATTCTCCGGGGTTTAATTAATCGGTTTAATCGATTAGCTAATGAATGTCTATTATAATATTTATATCAAATATATAATTTTTCAAGGAAAAGAAATTAAAAAAAGTCGGATGGTATTTTAGAATGAATCGGAAAATACAGGGTAGACAAATTTTGGGAACCGATTAAAATAAATCAGGAAAATAGGAAATTTCAGATTACTTTATCCCCTCTGAGCATTGTCTTTATGAGAAGATCGCCAGTAAAGGTATCGAATATTATTGTGCGCCCGTAGTTTTTCCCCGTATCCTCAGCTATGATTTCCACTCTCAGTTTTTTCAGGGTTTCTCTTGCGCTCTTTATGTTTCTCTCGCCTATACTCATGTGTGAGTTTTCGAACATGCTTGCACCCCCGACAAGTTTTGCTTCGAGTTTTCTTTTGGAACCTCCATTTTTTATTATTTCGGCCACAAGGTACTCTATTCCTGCGTCTGTAAATTTGGCGGGCTTATCCTTTATCCCTGCTTTTTTTCTGTTCGGGAGCATGGTATGGAGAAGCCCTCCTATTTTTTCATGCCTGTCATAGATGGTTACCCCCACGCAGGACCCCAAGCCGGAGGTTTTAATTTTTACAGGGCTTCTGGTTATTGCACAGTCTCCAATACCAACAATAACTATGCCTGAATCTGCCAATATGTGAAAACCTCCTTATTGTTTGTTTATCATCTTCACAAACTGCTGTTATGTTCGGTAAACCAGGGGCTTTGATCCGGAAAGTAAATCAGGGGTCTTGATTAATCATCGAATTAATTCTTTTTAATAGGCAGTCCAGAGATTCCGGGTCAAATAAAGTCAGTATGTTTCCATTAATTTTCTTTTCTTTTATTAAAAACTCCGTATCAAGCATAAGTGCAAAGTCTGTTGTGCACCCCATCTCTGTAACTGCTGAATTGAAAATGGCGCCGGACATATCATATGTTGCAAAGGGAACAGATATCGAAAGATTAAGTTTCAGGAATTTTTCAAGGGAAGTTACGTAGGTTCCTGCCAGTATATGGCTAACTTCTTCAATTAAGGACAAATTTATAGGATCTGTCAGATCTTCTTTTCCCTTTTCACCAGAGAGGCTCATGCAGAGGTTTTTTGCACTATTTTCAGGGAAAAAGACAAGGATATAGCCAGTGAGGTCCTCTTTGATACGCATTAATGTACCTAGCACCGGGAATTCTGAAAAACCTGCTGTTTTCGGTATATCTTCGATTAACCCAAACTTTGTATCGAGAACTCTGGTATAGACAATGCTGTTTACGAGCCTGGAAAGAGAGGCTGCTGAGTTCCCTACCCCTATGTTCCCAATCTCTTTCAGCGCTCCATATTCAAATTTACTCAAGCTTCTGATTTTTTCCATGAACTTCCCCTTTAATTCTCTTCAGGTTTTTCAGATCTTTCAGGTTTTTCAGATCTTTCAGGTTTTTCAGATCTTCAAACCTCTTCAAGCATTCTAAGTTTCTTTTATATACAGGCGCTCTCTTGCATTGTAAGGCTTAAAAAGATTTGAGGCGGTTCCCAGTAGTGTTTCTGCTTTTCCTATAACAAAGAACCCTCCTCTATTCAATGCCTGATGAAAATTAAGCTGCAGTTGTTCCTGAATTTCCTTTTTAAAGTATATCATGACGTTTCGACAGATTATGAGGTCAAAACGGTTTACACAGGATTTTGATATTGATTCCGATAACATATCATGCCGTTTAAAACGTATCATACTTCTTAGTTGCTCGGAAACCTGGTATGTCTCACCCTGCTTTACGAAATAATTTTTTTTTATACTGGCATCCACATTTTTAAGTACATTTTCTCGGTAAATTCCTTTTCGGGCATTCTCAAGGCTTAAATCATCAATATCAGTTCCTAAAATACTTATTCTATACCTGCCGAAATCTTTCTCGAGAATTCTGTGCAACAAAATGGCAAGAGAATATGCCTCTTCTCCTGTTGCACAGCCTGCACTCCAGATACGGATCGATTTTACCAGGGAGCCAGATCTGGATTTTATAAGATGCGGAATAACTTCTTTTTCAATTACTCCGAAAGTTTCCGGGTTTCGGAAAAATTCACTGACGTTTATTGTAAGGGCTTTAACGAGATTTTCATATTCTGTCGAGTCCTTTTTCAGCACTCTGAGGTATTTTTCATAATTCTCTGAGTTGGTAGCTCTGACCCGGACATTAATTCTACGCCTGAAATGAGCTTCCTTATAATACTCACAGTTAAAACCAGTACTTTCCGTAACCACTCTTTTTAGCAGTTCAAATTCCGGGTCTTCCTCGAAATTCTTGCCTTCCTTATTTCTTTTATCACTTACTTTGATTCCGTTTTTACTTTCCTTAACTCCTTCTTCATTTATCTTTATTCCACCTTTATTTATCTTCATTCACTTTCTTTTCGTCTGAAGCATTGGATCTGAAGTATTGGCTTTCTTGCCAGTATGAAATATTTGCTTTCTTGCCAGTATTTACTGTTATTGTCAGTCCCTGGGTATTGTCAGTCCCTGATTGGATTTCAAATTATGGAGTTAACATCAAGAATTAAAATGACACACCCGTCTCCCAGAATTGTCGCTCCTGCAAATCCCCGGGTTTTTTCCAGCAGCCTGCTTTTAAAATTTTTTATGATAACTTCCTGCTTTCCAAGCAGGGAATCAACAACAAGTCCTATATATTGTCCGGCTTTTTCCACTATAACAACAACAAGACTTTCTTCTTTCTGTACAGCTGGCAACTGGAACAACTTACGCAATCTGAGAAGGGGAAGCATTTTTTCGTTTATCACAATAACCTCTTCACCACTGATATGTCGGACTTCCTCCTTCCTGACCGAAATACTTTTTACTATGCTTGTGAAAGGAATCGCGTATCTTTCCATTCCGACTTTCACGAGCATAGCCTGATAGAGAGCAATCGTTATAGGAAGCCTCAGTTCAAACCTTGAGCCAAATCCGAGCTTCGATTCCACTTTAACAGAGCCTCCTAACCGTTCAATCCGGTTCTTTACAACATCCATTCCAACCCCTCTGCCTGAAAGGTCCGTTACCGTGCTGGCAGTAGTAAGTCCCGGGGCAAAAATCAGCTGTATGGTTTCTCTTTCCGAAAGCTGTTCGGCTTCGTCTCTTGAAATAAATCCTTTTTCCAGGGCAGCTTTCAGAATTTCTTTTGCATTTATCCCTCTTCCGTCATCTTCTATTTTGACAAGAACGTAGTTCTGCTGCTTTGAAGCCGTAATCATTATAGTGCCGGTTTCCTCTTTCCCGAGTTCCACACGCTGTTCGGGAAGTTCTATTCCATGATCCACCGCATTTCTTAACAGGTGCACCAGAGGATCTCCGATTTCTTCCATAACGGCTCTATCGAGCTTTATTTCTTTTCCCCTTATCACAAAATTAATTTTTTTATTTTGCGCCCTTGCAAGATCCCTTATCATCCTGGGAAAAATATTGGTTACATGGTCCAGAGGAACCATCCTTATCTCTAACACTTCTTCCTGAAGTTCTCGGGTCAGTTTCCGGAATTCGGAAAGCGCAAACTCCAGATCCTTTGATTTTGACTCCCCTGTGAGCTCTTTTATCCTGCTCCTGTTAATTACGAGCTCACCCACAAGATTCATCAACTTATCTAACTGTTCCGTACTGATCCTTGAACTCTGTATTTTTGGACTCTGGAGCTTTGAATCCTGCATTCTTGAGCTTTGTACGTTCTTTACTTTAAAATTTGGTCCAGAGTCAGTACGGCTTTTCTTTTCTTTTAACTCTTTATTTATGCTTTCGAGTTCCTTGTCTACTGTACTTTCGAATCTCTTTTCTTCTTTTTCTGTCTCCTCTTTTTTCTCTTCCCTTCCTTCTTCTTCTTTTTTCTCTCTCTTATTATCTCTTTCTTTCTCTCCGCCCTTTTCTTCTTTTCCTTCTTCTGTCTCTTTTTTATCTTCTTTTATTTCGTTTGCTTCTTTTTCTTCTTCCCTTTTTACTTCTCTTTTCCCTTCTGTTTTCTTTTCTTCTCCCCCTTTTACTTCTTTTTCTACTTCCACTACTGCTTCTTTTTTCTCTTCTTTTTCCTCTATTTTCCTGCCTGCAGAAACGGAATCGGATTCAATTTTTTGAAGGATAACTTCTTCTGGGGAGTTATTTAAATTCCTGAGAGTTTTCAGAACTTCCCCCGCATCAGGATAAGACTTATGACTTTCACTTCTATCGTTTTTTCCTTCCCCGTTTTTACTTTCCGCACTCTTGCAGACATTTTCAACGAGTCCTTCCAGAGCGTCCAGGCATTCGAAGAGAATATCTATTAATGAAGAATCCAGGATCAGCTGTCTCGTACGGAACCTGTCAATCAGGCTTTCCATCTCATGTGTCAGTTCGACAATTTGCCTGAACCCCATGGTTGCAGCCATGCCTTTGAAGGTGTGGGCTGCACGGAAAATTACATTCATCTGCTCAATATTTTCAGGATCCAGTTCGAGTGCTAGCAGGGAATCACTCATTTCTTTAATGTATTTTTCAGATTCGGACCTGAAAATGGCCATATACTTTGACATGTCCATGATTTTGCCTGCCTTTTATAATCCTGAGAGCTATCTGAATTTTCAATAAATTCTGATAAATTTTCAGTAAATTTCTGGTAAGTAAGAAGTTATTAAATTATTCTACTTTAAAGTTCATTCAATTCTACTTTAAAGTTCATCCAATTATTCTGATAATTTCTTCCGCCATTTTGTCCAGGGGGAGCACAAGATCCGCCAGGTTTCGCTTTATAATCTCTCCGGGCATCCCGTATACTACACATGAAATCCGGGCTTCTGCGATTACTTTGCCTCCCATTTTTTTAATTTCTTCAGCTCCATCAGCTCCATCGCAGTTCATTCCTGTAAGGACAAGGGAAATAACCCTGGAACCGTAAACAGGGGCAATTGACCTGAAAAGGACATTTACCGAAGGCCGGGATCCCAGTTCTTTAGGACCGCAAGACAGGTGTACTGTTTCTTTTTCAAGGCTGTTTACCTTATTTCGCACAATTTCCATATGATAATTCCCGGGGGCTATAAGCACAGTTCCTTCCTCGACCCTATCTCCTTCCTGTGCTTCTTTTACCCTGAGAGCTGACTTTGCATCAAGCCTTTTGGATAGCGATGCTGTAAATCCCGGAGGCATATGCTGTACTACAAGAACTGCAGCCGGAAGCTCACCTGGAAGTGAGCATATAAGTTTTTCCAGCGCTCGTGGCCCTCCAGTGGATGCGCCTATCGCCAGTATATTTCTTACGGGAGCTGCTTTCTTCAGAACCCGGTTTTCTTTTGTTTCCCCTTTTTCCGGATTCAAAGGTTCAGAATCTCGCATGCACTCCAGGTTTTTAAGGTTGGCTTTGGAAGCTATCCTGACTTTCCTGCAAATTTCCTCCGCCATCTCAGGCATGCTCTGGCTGAGAATACCTGAGGGCTTTTCAATTACATCCACTGCTCCGTACTCAAAAGCCGTAAGGGTGATTTCTTCGGCTCTTTCTCCCAGAGATGACACTATAACTATGGGAGTCGGCTGTTCTTTCATGATACAGGCAAGGGTCTTGAGGCCGTCAAGAACGGGCATTACATTGTCCAGAAGTACTACATCGGGCCTGAGTTTCATGACTTTTTCAAGGCCGTTCTTTCCGTTGATCGCAGTCCCTACAACCATGATATTCGGATCTTCGTTGAGGATATCAGAAAGAACTTTGCGGATTAAAGCAGAATCGTCTACTATGAGTGCGCGAATAGTCATTTCAAGCACTTTTTGTTGAATTGTTTGATTTAAAAATCGTTTTTAAAACCCCTTTTATTTAGTTCTGGTGTTTTGATTAGGTCTATCCAATCCAGACAGCATTTTATGGTTCAGAAAAATTGTTTAATTCAGTAGTCCGAGATTTGATCCAGAAATAGGCTATTTATTCACCATCTGGATGCTTCTCTTCAGAAACGGGTGTCTGACTTAACTCAGTTAACTCAATTTGTTTAATTTGGCTCAGCAATTTTTTTAATTACATCCAGCATGCCGTCGGGCTCGAAAGGTTTTACTATGAAACCCATGGCACCTATTTTCATGGATTCCGTTATCAGAGCCTGCTGCCCAAGAGAAGAGCACATTACTACTTTCGCATCAGGGTCTATTAAAAGAAGTTTTTGTAATGCCTCTTTTCCGTCCATATCTGGCATTATTATGTCCATCAGCACAAGGTCAGGTTTTACCTCCAGATATGTCTGAATCGCTTCTTCTCCATCACCTACTTCAGCAACAACCTCGTGTCCGTGCTTCAAAAGAATGTCTCTGATTACCATTCGCATAAATTCGGCATCGTCCACGATCATTACTCTTGCCATTGATCTACCTTCTTTATTTTTATAAGCAAGTGATAATACCTCATGTAAAAGTATTGTGTTCTGTTTTATATTGAAGGGTATTGATCCTACTTTATATTGTGACAGTATGTGTCCTCTTTATATTGAGACCGTTCTGAAATTATCTAACTTCAAAATTTTATTTTTTTGGAAATACTCTGAGTTTTAGAATAATCATGCTAACCCTGTAGCTCTGTTCCTAACTTTTTCCCTTTTTTTTCGGCCTATTCCGGCCTGTTTGAGTCTTTTATACTTTAAACCGAAGAATTCCTGTTGAAGCTATTTTCCAGATAACTTTTATCAGAATACTCACAAGGTTAACATAATGGTTGACGCAAGTTTTTTTGCTAACAGAAGGCTTTTCTATTAATGTGAAAAAATATATGCGAAACCTGCTATATTAAACTTTTTTAATTATCTTTATCAAATTATATAGCTTTAAACTCGTCTCAATTTTGGAATATTTGCATGTTAACAAACAGTTTTCAAAAGTTATGTGAATCTAAAAGTTATGTGAATCTAAAAGCGCATTTAACTTTGACCGAGTCTTCCAGATATAGAGCAAAAACTGGTGGCTTGATCAGCAGATTTATTTTTACTTTCAATCAAATTAACTCTTACAAAATGGGGAATATACGAAGAAGGCGGCCTGCACTATTTAGATATATTAATACAGACATATATTCATAAATAACTTTATATTCTACGGGGAATTTATATATCTTTATCAAGTCGGGGAATTTACCGCTATCTGCTATATCGTTATACAAAGGATAAACACTGCGAACTGGATGTCTTCTTTTTGTCACTGGAATTTAATCTATCTGGTGTTAAAATTTAGTTTTAAGTGTTTGAGTGCCGATTGTAAATTCCAACTAACTATACTGACCAACTAACTATACTAACCAACTAACTATACTGACCAACTAACTATACTGACCAACTAACTGCCGACCAATCAATATACTCAAAATTTTCCGAGTATATCAGGAATTTTAAACAAAGGAGTAATACTTGCAATAAAAATTACTGTGGTTATTTAATGGAACTTTTTCTGAGGAGTATATAAGGAATAGGATAGTATATATCGCATAATTAATCGGTTTATCTGTTCCTACAGTAAAAATTATTTCTCCAAAATAACCCCCTGTAAGAATAATAATTCAGTAAGAAAAGCACCTCCAGAAGAAGAGCCTCATTACGAATATCTATAGGATATCTTTCCGAGACCTCTACATAAAGATCTCATCCCGAGACTTCTTCAAGCAAACACAGGAGTGATCAAATGCCTGAAATCCTGATCGTTGAGGATAACCTGCTTAACCTTGTTATTGAAGCTGACCTTCTGAAATCCTGCGGATATGATCCGAAGAAGGCAAAAAACGGCTTTGAAGCACTTGAAGTTCTCAGTAAGGTTAAAGTTGATCTTGTACTGATGGATATGGAACTTCCAAAAATGCATGGTCTTGAATTACTTCAAAGGATAAAATGCGACCCTGAAACACAAGGCATAAGGGTTGTTGCCGTTACAGGACATTGTGATCCCGAAAGTGAACAGAAATTCCTTAAAGCCGGATGTCATGCTGTCCTTTCCAAACCCATAAATTTTGATCTTTTCGGAGAGCAGGTCAAGGAATTTCTTACAGCAATGAATTCTCCTGGTTGAATAATTCTCTTGCCTGATGATTCTCTTCACTGGATTTTTTCCTGAGGAGTATCTTTAAAAGGAGTCCTTGAAAAGTGCCTGATCTCGGGTTCCCCTATTATTTTAGATTCTTATCCCTTTTAAGAATCAGAAAATTTATGAATTCTTAAATAATCTATATTGAGTACTAGTTGGGAAATCTGGATAAGACCTTACAGGTTTTTCCTTTACAGGTGTATATCCTTCTGTTCTTTTCAACATGAGCCGCTGTGGGTTGTAATGCGGTTGCAGGATAAAAAGGGCAGAAAGGCAAAGAAGCTGGAATCACGGGTGAAAAAGATGTACAAAAGCACAAAGATAGGGCATGTGGTGATAGGATTTGCCCTTCTCCTCATTTTGATCTTTTTTGTAGGTTATACAGGTTATCAGGGCATGACCGAAGTCGAGGAGAAGAGCCGGGCTATCCAGAATATGACTTTTATTATGAATAACATGCAGGAAGCCGTGCAGGCAGAGGAAAGTTACATTATTCACCGAGATCCGGCTTACAAAGAAGAAGTTTATTATTATCTTGGCCTTGTGCCCACCCAGGCGGCTATATCCAAAGAAATATACATCGGCTATCTGGATCCTGTGAACCGCGACAGGATGGATTTTGTTCTTGCAGCTTCGAGCAATTTTAGTGAAGCTTTTGACATGTATGTCGAAGCAGATGATGAACAGGCAGTCACAAGAGACAAACTGGTTGTCGATAGTGACACTCTGATAACAAACGCAGATGAGCTTTCTAAAAACCAGATGATCCAGTACAGGGAGGAATTCGAGAGCGGATATTCAAATGAAACTCTCGAAGGAAAATTCTCCAACGCCGAGAGCGCCCGGAGCATCATTGTATTGACAATGAAGGCCAGAAACGAGTATCAGAATTATGCCATGAACCCGGATCAGCAGTATGCGGATAACTTTGATGCTTATATGGAAGATCTTATTGAACTTTCTACAGATTTGAACGGGCGAATGGAAAGACCCGAAAATATTGCTCTGGGAGAGGAAATCCTTACAAGTGCGGAAAATTTCCAGGCTGATTTCGAGCAGTTTAAGGTTCTGGAAGAGAGAAAAACACTCGAAGCAGCAAATATGGCGGCTATAGCTGCGCAGGTTGAAGAAGTAGCTACATCTGCAAGTGCTGACCAGAAAGAAAAACTGGACTCGCTGATTGTAAACTCTATAAATAAGATCTTTCTGGTAACTTTTCTTTCAATTCTTATTGGTACTTTACTTGTTTTTGTGATTTTGAATATCTACAGAAAGCCTATCTACGAACTGCTTGAAGCTGCCGACAGGATCTCTGAAGGAGACCTTGATGTTGATATTAAAGGCTCCTCAAGAAGTGAGATCTACCAGCTTTCAGAGGCTTTTAAGGCAATGGTTGAAAACCTGCGGAACCTGATTAAAGAAATTCAGGAGGGTTCATCGCACCTTGCCACCCTTTCGGAGGAAATGTCTTCTTCTTCCGAAGAAGTGGCATCTGCATCAAGGAGAATTTCAGAGACGGCATCTGAGATCTCTAACGGGGCAGAGATGCAGAGCACAAAAATTGTTGATATAACTCATGCAATGCAGGATATGACCCACAATATCCAGGAAGTTGCGGATAATACTCATAAGGTTTCTAAGAGCACAAATCTGGTGAATGAGACCGTCAACAATATAGGGAATGTTTCCCGAGGCGTCCTGTCAAAGATGGACCTTATCAGTTCTTCTGTTGATGACACTGA
This genomic interval carries:
- the fhcD gene encoding formylmethanofuran--tetrahydromethanopterin N-formyltransferase, with amino-acid sequence MEINGVEIEDTYAEAFPIKIARVLITAATKRWAQVAATEATGFGTSVIMCPAEAGIERLASPSETPDGRPGVYVQICTFKYEALEEQLLERIGQCVLTAPTTAVFNGLPEAEKQFNIGFKLKFFGDGMESEAQVAGRKVYKVPIMEGDFVTEDNIGAIAGIAGGNFFIFGDSQMSALTAAEVAVDAIAELEGTITPFPGGIVASGSKSGANKYKFLKATANEKFCPSIKDKVENTEIPADVNAVYEIVINGLDEASIKSAMKAGIEAAVTVPGIKKISAGNYGGKLGKYQFKLHELF
- a CDS encoding chemotaxis protein CheD; translated protein: MADSGIVIVGIGDCAITRSPVKIKTSGLGSCVGVTIYDRHEKIGGLLHTMLPNRKKAGIKDKPAKFTDAGIEYLVAEIIKNGGSKRKLEAKLVGGASMFENSHMSIGERNIKSARETLKKLRVEIIAEDTGKNYGRTIIFDTFTGDLLIKTMLRGDKVI
- a CDS encoding chemotaxis protein CheC, which produces MEKIRSLSKFEYGALKEIGNIGVGNSAASLSRLVNSIVYTRVLDTKFGLIEDIPKTAGFSEFPVLGTLMRIKEDLTGYILVFFPENSAKNLCMSLSGEKGKEDLTDPINLSLIEEVSHILAGTYVTSLEKFLKLNLSISVPFATYDMSGAIFNSAVTEMGCTTDFALMLDTEFLIKEKKINGNILTLFDPESLDCLLKRINSMINQDP
- a CDS encoding CheR family methyltransferase; its protein translation is MKINKGGIKINEEGVKESKNGIKVSDKRNKEGKNFEEDPEFELLKRVVTESTGFNCEYYKEAHFRRRINVRVRATNSENYEKYLRVLKKDSTEYENLVKALTINVSEFFRNPETFGVIEKEVIPHLIKSRSGSLVKSIRIWSAGCATGEEAYSLAILLHRILEKDFGRYRISILGTDIDDLSLENARKGIYRENVLKNVDASIKKNYFVKQGETYQVSEQLRSMIRFKRHDMLSESISKSCVNRFDLIICRNVMIYFKKEIQEQLQLNFHQALNRGGFFVIGKAETLLGTASNLFKPYNARERLYIKET
- a CDS encoding chemotaxis protein CheA, with the protein product MDMSKYMAIFRSESEKYIKEMSDSLLALELDPENIEQMNVIFRAAHTFKGMAATMGFRQIVELTHEMESLIDRFRTRQLILDSSLIDILFECLDALEGLVENVCKSAESKNGEGKNDRSESHKSYPDAGEVLKTLRNLNNSPEEVILQKIESDSVSAGRKIEEKEEKKEAVVEVEKEVKGGEEKKTEGKREVKREEEKEANEIKEDKKETEEGKEEKGGEKERDNKREKKEEEGREEKKEETEKEEKRFESTVDKELESINKELKEKKSRTDSGPNFKVKNVQSSRMQDSKLQSPKIQSSRISTEQLDKLMNLVGELVINRSRIKELTGESKSKDLEFALSEFRKLTRELQEEVLEIRMVPLDHVTNIFPRMIRDLARAQNKKINFVIRGKEIKLDRAVMEEIGDPLVHLLRNAVDHGIELPEQRVELGKEETGTIMITASKQQNYVLVKIEDDGRGINAKEILKAALEKGFISRDEAEQLSERETIQLIFAPGLTTASTVTDLSGRGVGMDVVKNRIERLGGSVKVESKLGFGSRFELRLPITIALYQAMLVKVGMERYAIPFTSIVKSISVRKEEVRHISGEEVIVINEKMLPLLRLRKLFQLPAVQKEESLVVVIVEKAGQYIGLVVDSLLGKQEVIIKNFKSRLLEKTRGFAGATILGDGCVILILDVNSII
- a CDS encoding protein-glutamate methylesterase/protein-glutamine glutaminase is translated as MTIRALIVDDSALIRKVLSDILNEDPNIMVVGTAINGKNGLEKVMKLRPDVVLLDNVMPVLDGLKTLACIMKEQPTPIVIVSSLGERAEEITLTAFEYGAVDVIEKPSGILSQSMPEMAEEICRKVRIASKANLKNLECMRDSEPLNPEKGETKENRVLKKAAPVRNILAIGASTGGPRALEKLICSLPGELPAAVLVVQHMPPGFTASLSKRLDAKSALRVKEAQEGDRVEEGTVLIAPGNYHMEIVRNKVNSLEKETVHLSCGPKELGSRPSVNVLFRSIAPVYGSRVISLVLTGMNCDGADGAEEIKKMGGKVIAEARISCVVYGMPGEIIKRNLADLVLPLDKMAEEIIRIIG
- a CDS encoding response regulator, coding for MARVMIVDDAEFMRMVIRDILLKHGHEVVAEVGDGEEAIQTYLEVKPDLVLMDIIMPDMDGKEALQKLLLIDPDAKVVMCSSLGQQALITESMKIGAMGFIVKPFEPDGMLDVIKKIAEPN
- a CDS encoding response regulator; amino-acid sequence: MPEILIVEDNLLNLVIEADLLKSCGYDPKKAKNGFEALEVLSKVKVDLVLMDMELPKMHGLELLQRIKCDPETQGIRVVAVTGHCDPESEQKFLKAGCHAVLSKPINFDLFGEQVKEFLTAMNSPG
- a CDS encoding methyl-accepting chemotaxis protein, with protein sequence MRLQDKKGRKAKKLESRVKKMYKSTKIGHVVIGFALLLILIFFVGYTGYQGMTEVEEKSRAIQNMTFIMNNMQEAVQAEESYIIHRDPAYKEEVYYYLGLVPTQAAISKEIYIGYLDPVNRDRMDFVLAASSNFSEAFDMYVEADDEQAVTRDKLVVDSDTLITNADELSKNQMIQYREEFESGYSNETLEGKFSNAESARSIIVLTMKARNEYQNYAMNPDQQYADNFDAYMEDLIELSTDLNGRMERPENIALGEEILTSAENFQADFEQFKVLEERKTLEAANMAAIAAQVEEVATSASADQKEKLDSLIVNSINKIFLVTFLSILIGTLLVFVILNIYRKPIYELLEAADRISEGDLDVDIKGSSRSEIYQLSEAFKAMVENLRNLIKEIQEGSSHLATLSEEMSSSSEEVASASRRISETASEISNGAEMQSTKIVDITHAMQDMTHNIQEVADNTHKVSKSTNLVNETVNNIGNVSRGVLSKMDLISSSVDDTEVVIKELDSKSQQIDEIIALITRIADQTNMLALNAAIEAARAGEHGKGFSVVADEVRKLAEESGSAAQNISRLIDEIRESISDTVEGIEASKKNVKNGSISVNEEVEMVTGIVSTINEITNMIEDVAAATEEQSASIEEITSTLEDISSISEQSAAGTQETAAALEEQSASMSELASMANDLSLLGEKMKKATEKFRLGNSTGEKENRSG